The following are encoded in a window of Oncorhynchus mykiss isolate Arlee chromosome Y, USDA_OmykA_1.1, whole genome shotgun sequence genomic DNA:
- the LOC110510233 gene encoding dnaJ homolog subfamily C member 3 isoform X1, with product MKPGRWKGLSWVQFYFSLLCVILDFQLDGVSGDNVEIEKHREMGRKLLESGQLAGALSHYHSAVGSISSCNEMVHIKIQHLYLTYYERAAVFLAMGKSKSALSDLTRAIRLKPDDLIARLQMGNIFLKMGNTQMARENFQAVLQRSPDQDEARHQLMRANELEELQEKAHATHHRRDYRTTINVLDRVLVLSPWDPESLELRAECYIHLGNTRKAIQDLTPTAWLRNDNRAAFLKLSTLHYSLGENKESIGHVRECLKLNQDDKKCLSHFKQVKKLIKQLDSAEEHIKEERYQMAISNYESVMKTEPNVPYYTNKAKERICFCLVKEKMAAKAIDICSEAHQRDPRNINILRDRAEAFILNRDYGEAVEDYEEAMEFDKENNEIRDGLKRAQALLKFTPKKDYYKILGVERSANKEEIIHAYRQQARKWHPDKYRVDWEKRKAGKRFNDITSAKKVLTNPASLQDLGTVKRPLIACLLLY from the exons ATGAAGCCGGGTCGATGGAAAGGTCTCAGCTGGGTCCAATTTTACTTTTCACTGCTCTGTGTCATTCTGGACTTCCAGTTGGACG GTGTCTCGGGGGATAACGTGGAGATTGAGAAACACCGTGAGATGGGCCGTAAACTGTTGGAATCTGGTCAACTTGCTGGGGCCCTGTCCCACTACCACTCTGCAGTGG GATCAATTTCCTCCTGCAATGAAATGGTTCATATCAAGATCCAACATCTCTACCTGACCTACTATGAGCGGGCAGCTGTGTTTCTGGCAATGGGGAAGTCCAAGTCAGCCCTGTCGGACCTGACCAGAGCTATCCGACTCAAACCAGATGACCTCATT GCCAGACTGCAGATGGGGAATATCTTCCTAAAGATGGGCAACACCCAGATGGCCCGGGAGAACTTTCAGGCTGTG CTGCAGCGCTCCCCTGACCAGGATGAGGCGCGGCACCAGCTGATGAGGGCCAACGAGCTGGAGGAGCTGCAGGAAAAGGCCCACGCGACCCACCACAGAAGAGACTACAGGACCACCATCAATGTGTTGGATCGGGTTTTAGTG CTGTCCCCCTGGGACCCTGAGTCTCTGGAGCTCCGGGCTGAATGCTACATCCACCTGGGAAACACCAGGAAGGCCATCCAGGACCTGACTCCCACCGCCTGGCTGAGGAATGACAACCGTGCTGCCTTCCTCAAGCTCAGTACCCTGCACTATAGCCTGGGGGAGAACAAGGAGTCAATAGG TCACGTCCGGGAGTGTCTGAAGCTGAACCAGGATGACAAGAAGTGTTTGTCCCACTTCAAACAGGTGAAGAAGCTCATCAAGCAGCTGGACTCTGCCGAGGAGCACATCAAGGAGGAGAG GTATCAAATGGCCATATCCAACTATGAGTCAGTGATGAAGACAGAACCTAATGTCCCCTACTACACCAATAAGGCAAAAGAGAGGATCTGCTTCTGCCTGGTCAAG GAAAAGATGGCTGCTAAGGCAATAGACATCTGCTCTGAAGCCCACCAGAGAGATCCACGCAACATCAACATCCTTCGAGACAGAGCTGAGGCCTTCATCCTCAACCGGGACTACGGTGAAG CGGTGGAAGACTACGAGGAAGCGATGGAGTTTGACAAGGAGAACAATGAGATCAGGGATGGTTTAAAGCGAGCCCAGGCACTGCTCAAGTTCACCCCAAAGAAAGACTATTATAAGATCCTAGGTGTCGAAAG gagtgccaacaaagaggAAATAATCCATGCATACAGGCAGCAGGCCAGAAAGTGGCATCCTGACAAGTACAGAGTGGATTGGGAGAAGAGGAAGGCAGGGAAACGGTTCAATGACATCACCTCTGCAAAAAAGGTGCTCACCAACCCAG cctctcttcaggacctggggactgtgaagaggccTCTGATTGCATGTCTTCTGTTGTACTGA
- the LOC110510233 gene encoding dnaJ homolog subfamily C member 3 isoform X2, giving the protein MKPGRWKGLSWVQFYFSLLCVILDFQLDGVSGDNVEIEKHREMGRKLLESGQLAGALSHYHSAVGSISSCNEMVHIKIQHLYLTYYERAAVFLAMGKSKSALSDLTRAIRLKPDDLIARLQMGNIFLKMGNTQMARENFQAVLQRSPDQDEARHQLMRANELEELQEKAHATHHRRDYRTTINVLDRVLVLSPWDPESLELRAECYIHLGNTRKAIQDLTPTAWLRNDNRAAFLKLSTLHYSLGENKESIGHVRECLKLNQDDKKCLSHFKQVKKLIKQLDSAEEHIKEERYQMAISNYESVMKTEPNVPYYTNKAKERICFCLVKEKMAAKAIDICSEAHQRDPRNINILRDRAEAFILNRDYGEAVEDYEEAMEFDKENNEIRDGLKRAQALLKFTPKKDYYKILGVERSANKEEIIHAYRQQARKWHPDKYRVDWEKRKAGKRFNDITSAKKVLTNPEMRKKFDSEV; this is encoded by the exons ATGAAGCCGGGTCGATGGAAAGGTCTCAGCTGGGTCCAATTTTACTTTTCACTGCTCTGTGTCATTCTGGACTTCCAGTTGGACG GTGTCTCGGGGGATAACGTGGAGATTGAGAAACACCGTGAGATGGGCCGTAAACTGTTGGAATCTGGTCAACTTGCTGGGGCCCTGTCCCACTACCACTCTGCAGTGG GATCAATTTCCTCCTGCAATGAAATGGTTCATATCAAGATCCAACATCTCTACCTGACCTACTATGAGCGGGCAGCTGTGTTTCTGGCAATGGGGAAGTCCAAGTCAGCCCTGTCGGACCTGACCAGAGCTATCCGACTCAAACCAGATGACCTCATT GCCAGACTGCAGATGGGGAATATCTTCCTAAAGATGGGCAACACCCAGATGGCCCGGGAGAACTTTCAGGCTGTG CTGCAGCGCTCCCCTGACCAGGATGAGGCGCGGCACCAGCTGATGAGGGCCAACGAGCTGGAGGAGCTGCAGGAAAAGGCCCACGCGACCCACCACAGAAGAGACTACAGGACCACCATCAATGTGTTGGATCGGGTTTTAGTG CTGTCCCCCTGGGACCCTGAGTCTCTGGAGCTCCGGGCTGAATGCTACATCCACCTGGGAAACACCAGGAAGGCCATCCAGGACCTGACTCCCACCGCCTGGCTGAGGAATGACAACCGTGCTGCCTTCCTCAAGCTCAGTACCCTGCACTATAGCCTGGGGGAGAACAAGGAGTCAATAGG TCACGTCCGGGAGTGTCTGAAGCTGAACCAGGATGACAAGAAGTGTTTGTCCCACTTCAAACAGGTGAAGAAGCTCATCAAGCAGCTGGACTCTGCCGAGGAGCACATCAAGGAGGAGAG GTATCAAATGGCCATATCCAACTATGAGTCAGTGATGAAGACAGAACCTAATGTCCCCTACTACACCAATAAGGCAAAAGAGAGGATCTGCTTCTGCCTGGTCAAG GAAAAGATGGCTGCTAAGGCAATAGACATCTGCTCTGAAGCCCACCAGAGAGATCCACGCAACATCAACATCCTTCGAGACAGAGCTGAGGCCTTCATCCTCAACCGGGACTACGGTGAAG CGGTGGAAGACTACGAGGAAGCGATGGAGTTTGACAAGGAGAACAATGAGATCAGGGATGGTTTAAAGCGAGCCCAGGCACTGCTCAAGTTCACCCCAAAGAAAGACTATTATAAGATCCTAGGTGTCGAAAG gagtgccaacaaagaggAAATAATCCATGCATACAGGCAGCAGGCCAGAAAGTGGCATCCTGACAAGTACAGAGTGGATTGGGAGAAGAGGAAGGCAGGGAAACGGTTCAATGACATCACCTCTGCAAAAAAGGTGCTCACCAACCCAG AAATGCGTAAGAAGTTTGACTCGGAAGTTTGA
- the LOC110510233 gene encoding dnaJ homolog subfamily C member 3 isoform X3 — protein sequence MKPGRWKGLSWVQFYFSLLCVILDFQLDGVSGDNVEIEKHREMGRKLLESGQLAGALSHYHSAVGSISSCNEMVHIKIQHLYLTYYERAAVFLAMGKSKSALSDLTRAIRLKPDDLIARLQMGNIFLKMGNTQMARENFQAVLQRSPDQDEARHQLMRANELEELQEKAHATHHRRDYRTTINVLDRVLVLSPWDPESLELRAECYIHLGNTRKAIQDLTPTAWLRNDNRAAFLKLSTLHYSLGENKESIGHVRECLKLNQDDKKCLSHFKQVKKLIKQLDSAEEHIKEERYQMAISNYESVMKTEPNVPYYTNKAKERICFCLVKEKMAAKAIDICSEAHQRDPRNINILRDRAEAFILNRDYGEAVEDYEEAMEFDKENNEIRDGLKRAQALLKFTPKKDYYKILGVERSANKEEIIHAYRQQARKWHPDKYRVDWEKRKAGKRFNDITSAKKKCVRSLTRKFDPWTQ from the exons ATGAAGCCGGGTCGATGGAAAGGTCTCAGCTGGGTCCAATTTTACTTTTCACTGCTCTGTGTCATTCTGGACTTCCAGTTGGACG GTGTCTCGGGGGATAACGTGGAGATTGAGAAACACCGTGAGATGGGCCGTAAACTGTTGGAATCTGGTCAACTTGCTGGGGCCCTGTCCCACTACCACTCTGCAGTGG GATCAATTTCCTCCTGCAATGAAATGGTTCATATCAAGATCCAACATCTCTACCTGACCTACTATGAGCGGGCAGCTGTGTTTCTGGCAATGGGGAAGTCCAAGTCAGCCCTGTCGGACCTGACCAGAGCTATCCGACTCAAACCAGATGACCTCATT GCCAGACTGCAGATGGGGAATATCTTCCTAAAGATGGGCAACACCCAGATGGCCCGGGAGAACTTTCAGGCTGTG CTGCAGCGCTCCCCTGACCAGGATGAGGCGCGGCACCAGCTGATGAGGGCCAACGAGCTGGAGGAGCTGCAGGAAAAGGCCCACGCGACCCACCACAGAAGAGACTACAGGACCACCATCAATGTGTTGGATCGGGTTTTAGTG CTGTCCCCCTGGGACCCTGAGTCTCTGGAGCTCCGGGCTGAATGCTACATCCACCTGGGAAACACCAGGAAGGCCATCCAGGACCTGACTCCCACCGCCTGGCTGAGGAATGACAACCGTGCTGCCTTCCTCAAGCTCAGTACCCTGCACTATAGCCTGGGGGAGAACAAGGAGTCAATAGG TCACGTCCGGGAGTGTCTGAAGCTGAACCAGGATGACAAGAAGTGTTTGTCCCACTTCAAACAGGTGAAGAAGCTCATCAAGCAGCTGGACTCTGCCGAGGAGCACATCAAGGAGGAGAG GTATCAAATGGCCATATCCAACTATGAGTCAGTGATGAAGACAGAACCTAATGTCCCCTACTACACCAATAAGGCAAAAGAGAGGATCTGCTTCTGCCTGGTCAAG GAAAAGATGGCTGCTAAGGCAATAGACATCTGCTCTGAAGCCCACCAGAGAGATCCACGCAACATCAACATCCTTCGAGACAGAGCTGAGGCCTTCATCCTCAACCGGGACTACGGTGAAG CGGTGGAAGACTACGAGGAAGCGATGGAGTTTGACAAGGAGAACAATGAGATCAGGGATGGTTTAAAGCGAGCCCAGGCACTGCTCAAGTTCACCCCAAAGAAAGACTATTATAAGATCCTAGGTGTCGAAAG gagtgccaacaaagaggAAATAATCCATGCATACAGGCAGCAGGCCAGAAAGTGGCATCCTGACAAGTACAGAGTGGATTGGGAGAAGAGGAAGGCAGGGAAACGGTTCAATGACATCACCTCTGCAAAAAAG AAATGCGTAAGAAGTTTGACTCGGAAGTTTGATCCCTGGACCCAGTGA
- the LOC110510233 gene encoding dnaJ homolog subfamily C member 3 isoform X4 — protein MDSVGERSKVVGETESVSGDNVEIEKHREMGRKLLESGQLAGALSHYHSAVGSISSCNEMVHIKIQHLYLTYYERAAVFLAMGKSKSALSDLTRAIRLKPDDLIARLQMGNIFLKMGNTQMARENFQAVLQRSPDQDEARHQLMRANELEELQEKAHATHHRRDYRTTINVLDRVLVLSPWDPESLELRAECYIHLGNTRKAIQDLTPTAWLRNDNRAAFLKLSTLHYSLGENKESIGHVRECLKLNQDDKKCLSHFKQVKKLIKQLDSAEEHIKEERYQMAISNYESVMKTEPNVPYYTNKAKERICFCLVKEKMAAKAIDICSEAHQRDPRNINILRDRAEAFILNRDYGEAVEDYEEAMEFDKENNEIRDGLKRAQALLKFTPKKDYYKILGVERSANKEEIIHAYRQQARKWHPDKYRVDWEKRKAGKRFNDITSAKKVLTNPASLQDLGTVKRPLIACLLLY, from the exons atggactcTGTAGGAGAGAGGAGTAAGGTCGTGGGAGAAAcagaaa GTGTCTCGGGGGATAACGTGGAGATTGAGAAACACCGTGAGATGGGCCGTAAACTGTTGGAATCTGGTCAACTTGCTGGGGCCCTGTCCCACTACCACTCTGCAGTGG GATCAATTTCCTCCTGCAATGAAATGGTTCATATCAAGATCCAACATCTCTACCTGACCTACTATGAGCGGGCAGCTGTGTTTCTGGCAATGGGGAAGTCCAAGTCAGCCCTGTCGGACCTGACCAGAGCTATCCGACTCAAACCAGATGACCTCATT GCCAGACTGCAGATGGGGAATATCTTCCTAAAGATGGGCAACACCCAGATGGCCCGGGAGAACTTTCAGGCTGTG CTGCAGCGCTCCCCTGACCAGGATGAGGCGCGGCACCAGCTGATGAGGGCCAACGAGCTGGAGGAGCTGCAGGAAAAGGCCCACGCGACCCACCACAGAAGAGACTACAGGACCACCATCAATGTGTTGGATCGGGTTTTAGTG CTGTCCCCCTGGGACCCTGAGTCTCTGGAGCTCCGGGCTGAATGCTACATCCACCTGGGAAACACCAGGAAGGCCATCCAGGACCTGACTCCCACCGCCTGGCTGAGGAATGACAACCGTGCTGCCTTCCTCAAGCTCAGTACCCTGCACTATAGCCTGGGGGAGAACAAGGAGTCAATAGG TCACGTCCGGGAGTGTCTGAAGCTGAACCAGGATGACAAGAAGTGTTTGTCCCACTTCAAACAGGTGAAGAAGCTCATCAAGCAGCTGGACTCTGCCGAGGAGCACATCAAGGAGGAGAG GTATCAAATGGCCATATCCAACTATGAGTCAGTGATGAAGACAGAACCTAATGTCCCCTACTACACCAATAAGGCAAAAGAGAGGATCTGCTTCTGCCTGGTCAAG GAAAAGATGGCTGCTAAGGCAATAGACATCTGCTCTGAAGCCCACCAGAGAGATCCACGCAACATCAACATCCTTCGAGACAGAGCTGAGGCCTTCATCCTCAACCGGGACTACGGTGAAG CGGTGGAAGACTACGAGGAAGCGATGGAGTTTGACAAGGAGAACAATGAGATCAGGGATGGTTTAAAGCGAGCCCAGGCACTGCTCAAGTTCACCCCAAAGAAAGACTATTATAAGATCCTAGGTGTCGAAAG gagtgccaacaaagaggAAATAATCCATGCATACAGGCAGCAGGCCAGAAAGTGGCATCCTGACAAGTACAGAGTGGATTGGGAGAAGAGGAAGGCAGGGAAACGGTTCAATGACATCACCTCTGCAAAAAAGGTGCTCACCAACCCAG cctctcttcaggacctggggactgtgaagaggccTCTGATTGCATGTCTTCTGTTGTACTGA
- the LOC110510233 gene encoding dnaJ homolog subfamily C member 3 isoform X5 — MKPGRWKGLSWVQFYFSLLCVILDFQLDGVSGDNVEIEKHREMGRKLLESGQLAGALSHYHSAVGSISSCNEMVHIKIQHLYLTYYERAAVFLAMGKSKSALSDLTRAIRLKPDDLIARLQMGNIFLKMGNTQMARENFQAVLQRSPDQDEARHQLMRANELEELQEKAHATHHRRDYRTTINVLDRVLVLSPWDPESLELRAECYIHLGNTRKAIQDLTPTAWLRNDNRAAFLKLSTLHYSLGENKESIGHVRECLKLNQDDKKCLSHFKQVKKLIKQLDSAEEHIKEERYQMAISNYESVMKTEPNVPYYTNKAKERICFCLVKEKMAAKAIDICSEAHQRDPRNINILRDRAEAFILNRDYGEAVEDYEEAMEFDKENNEIRDGLKRAQALLKFTPKKDYYKILGVERSANKEEIIHAYRQQARKWHPDKYRVDWEKRKAGKRFNDITSAKKPLFRTWGL, encoded by the exons ATGAAGCCGGGTCGATGGAAAGGTCTCAGCTGGGTCCAATTTTACTTTTCACTGCTCTGTGTCATTCTGGACTTCCAGTTGGACG GTGTCTCGGGGGATAACGTGGAGATTGAGAAACACCGTGAGATGGGCCGTAAACTGTTGGAATCTGGTCAACTTGCTGGGGCCCTGTCCCACTACCACTCTGCAGTGG GATCAATTTCCTCCTGCAATGAAATGGTTCATATCAAGATCCAACATCTCTACCTGACCTACTATGAGCGGGCAGCTGTGTTTCTGGCAATGGGGAAGTCCAAGTCAGCCCTGTCGGACCTGACCAGAGCTATCCGACTCAAACCAGATGACCTCATT GCCAGACTGCAGATGGGGAATATCTTCCTAAAGATGGGCAACACCCAGATGGCCCGGGAGAACTTTCAGGCTGTG CTGCAGCGCTCCCCTGACCAGGATGAGGCGCGGCACCAGCTGATGAGGGCCAACGAGCTGGAGGAGCTGCAGGAAAAGGCCCACGCGACCCACCACAGAAGAGACTACAGGACCACCATCAATGTGTTGGATCGGGTTTTAGTG CTGTCCCCCTGGGACCCTGAGTCTCTGGAGCTCCGGGCTGAATGCTACATCCACCTGGGAAACACCAGGAAGGCCATCCAGGACCTGACTCCCACCGCCTGGCTGAGGAATGACAACCGTGCTGCCTTCCTCAAGCTCAGTACCCTGCACTATAGCCTGGGGGAGAACAAGGAGTCAATAGG TCACGTCCGGGAGTGTCTGAAGCTGAACCAGGATGACAAGAAGTGTTTGTCCCACTTCAAACAGGTGAAGAAGCTCATCAAGCAGCTGGACTCTGCCGAGGAGCACATCAAGGAGGAGAG GTATCAAATGGCCATATCCAACTATGAGTCAGTGATGAAGACAGAACCTAATGTCCCCTACTACACCAATAAGGCAAAAGAGAGGATCTGCTTCTGCCTGGTCAAG GAAAAGATGGCTGCTAAGGCAATAGACATCTGCTCTGAAGCCCACCAGAGAGATCCACGCAACATCAACATCCTTCGAGACAGAGCTGAGGCCTTCATCCTCAACCGGGACTACGGTGAAG CGGTGGAAGACTACGAGGAAGCGATGGAGTTTGACAAGGAGAACAATGAGATCAGGGATGGTTTAAAGCGAGCCCAGGCACTGCTCAAGTTCACCCCAAAGAAAGACTATTATAAGATCCTAGGTGTCGAAAG gagtgccaacaaagaggAAATAATCCATGCATACAGGCAGCAGGCCAGAAAGTGGCATCCTGACAAGTACAGAGTGGATTGGGAGAAGAGGAAGGCAGGGAAACGGTTCAATGACATCACCTCTGCAAAAAAG cctctcttcaggacctggggactgtga